The following proteins come from a genomic window of Coffea arabica cultivar ET-39 chromosome 11c, Coffea Arabica ET-39 HiFi, whole genome shotgun sequence:
- the LOC113717034 gene encoding leucoanthocyanidin reductase-like isoform X1, which produces MTASPSPNGQAEKRSRILIIGATGFIGHFIAQASLASGKSTYILSRAAASCPSKARAIKALEDQGAISIHWEEQEMLEKGEDSERRQKIKGSVNDQEFMEKTLKEHEIDIVISAVGGGNLLEQVILIRAMKAVGTIKRFLPSEFGHDVDRAEPVEPGLTMYNEKRRVRRLIEESGIPYTYICCNSIASWPYYDNTHPSEVLPPLDQFQIYGDGSVKAYFVAGADIGKFTVKAAEDVRTLNKIVHFRPSCNFLNINELATLWEKKIGRTLPRVVVSEDDLLAAAEENIFPQSVVASFTHDIFIKGCQVNFPVDGPNEIEVSSLYPDEPFQTMDECFNEFAGKIEEDKKRVVGTKGENIAHRLVDVLTAPKLCA; this is translated from the exons CCGAATGGACAAGCAGAAAAGAGAAGCAGAATCTTGATCATCGGAGCTACAGGTTTTATTGGTCACTTTATTGCACAAGCAAGTCTTGCTTCCGGTAAGTCAACCTATATTCTCAGCCGGGCAGCTGCCTCTTGCCCTTCTAAGGCCAGAGCCATCAAAGCTTTGGAGGATCAAGGAGCCATTAGTATTCAT TGGGAAGAACAGGAAATGCTGGAAAAGGGAGAAGATTCTGAGAGGAGGCAAAAAATTAAG GGTTCTGTCAATGACCAAGAATTCATGGAAAAGACTTTGAAAGAGCATGAGATAGACATAGTTATATCAGCTGTCGGTGGAGGCAATTTACTAGAGCAAGTTATCCTCATCCGTGCCATGAAGGCTGTTGGTACTATTAAG agatTCTTGCCCTCCGAGTTTGGGCATGATGTGGACAGAGCGGAGCCAGTGGAGCCAGGGCTGACCATGTACAATGAAAAACGAAGAGTCCGAAGGTTGATTGAGGAATCAGGAATACCATATACTTACATTTGCTGCAACTCAATTGCTTCGTGGCCCTATTATGATAATACCCACCCTTCTGAGGTTTTGCCACCATTGGATCAGTTCCAAATTTATGGCGACGGCAGCGTCAAGG CTTACTTTGTAGCCGGAGCAGATATTGGAAAATTTACTGTCAAAGCAGCAGAGGATGTTCGGACCCTGAACAAAATCGTTCATTTCCGGCCCTCATGCAATTTTCTCAACATCAATGAACTGGCTACTTTGTGGGAGAAGAAAATTGGACGCACCCTTCCTAGAGTTGTTGTATCCGAAGATGACCTACTTGCTGCAGCAGAAG AGAATATATTCCCACAAAGCGTGGTTGCATCGTTCACCCATGACATTTTCATAAAGGGCTGCCAAGTTAACTTCCCTGTGGACGGACCTAATGAAATTGAAGTCAGTAGCCTGTATCCAGATGAGCCCTTTCAAACCATGGATGAATGCTTCAATGAATTTGCAGGCAAAATAGAAGAAGACAAGAAGCGTGTTGTTGGCActaagggggagaatattgcaCATCGCCTAGTTGACGTTCTTACCGCCCCCAAACTCTGCGCTTGA
- the LOC113717034 gene encoding leucoanthocyanidin reductase-like isoform X2: MTASPSPNGQAEKRSRILIIGATGFIGHFIAQASLASGKSTYILSRAAASCPSKARAIKALEDQGAISIHGSVNDQEFMEKTLKEHEIDIVISAVGGGNLLEQVILIRAMKAVGTIKRFLPSEFGHDVDRAEPVEPGLTMYNEKRRVRRLIEESGIPYTYICCNSIASWPYYDNTHPSEVLPPLDQFQIYGDGSVKAYFVAGADIGKFTVKAAEDVRTLNKIVHFRPSCNFLNINELATLWEKKIGRTLPRVVVSEDDLLAAAEENIFPQSVVASFTHDIFIKGCQVNFPVDGPNEIEVSSLYPDEPFQTMDECFNEFAGKIEEDKKRVVGTKGENIAHRLVDVLTAPKLCA; encoded by the exons CCGAATGGACAAGCAGAAAAGAGAAGCAGAATCTTGATCATCGGAGCTACAGGTTTTATTGGTCACTTTATTGCACAAGCAAGTCTTGCTTCCGGTAAGTCAACCTATATTCTCAGCCGGGCAGCTGCCTCTTGCCCTTCTAAGGCCAGAGCCATCAAAGCTTTGGAGGATCAAGGAGCCATTAGTATTCAT GGTTCTGTCAATGACCAAGAATTCATGGAAAAGACTTTGAAAGAGCATGAGATAGACATAGTTATATCAGCTGTCGGTGGAGGCAATTTACTAGAGCAAGTTATCCTCATCCGTGCCATGAAGGCTGTTGGTACTATTAAG agatTCTTGCCCTCCGAGTTTGGGCATGATGTGGACAGAGCGGAGCCAGTGGAGCCAGGGCTGACCATGTACAATGAAAAACGAAGAGTCCGAAGGTTGATTGAGGAATCAGGAATACCATATACTTACATTTGCTGCAACTCAATTGCTTCGTGGCCCTATTATGATAATACCCACCCTTCTGAGGTTTTGCCACCATTGGATCAGTTCCAAATTTATGGCGACGGCAGCGTCAAGG CTTACTTTGTAGCCGGAGCAGATATTGGAAAATTTACTGTCAAAGCAGCAGAGGATGTTCGGACCCTGAACAAAATCGTTCATTTCCGGCCCTCATGCAATTTTCTCAACATCAATGAACTGGCTACTTTGTGGGAGAAGAAAATTGGACGCACCCTTCCTAGAGTTGTTGTATCCGAAGATGACCTACTTGCTGCAGCAGAAG AGAATATATTCCCACAAAGCGTGGTTGCATCGTTCACCCATGACATTTTCATAAAGGGCTGCCAAGTTAACTTCCCTGTGGACGGACCTAATGAAATTGAAGTCAGTAGCCTGTATCCAGATGAGCCCTTTCAAACCATGGATGAATGCTTCAATGAATTTGCAGGCAAAATAGAAGAAGACAAGAAGCGTGTTGTTGGCActaagggggagaatattgcaCATCGCCTAGTTGACGTTCTTACCGCCCCCAAACTCTGCGCTTGA
- the LOC113717031 gene encoding uncharacterized protein isoform X4 yields the protein MPHDRHWAPFHAVMAIPLLVPFELLLCIYLENHDAVNLKIVFLPLLAFETAILVDNVRMCRALMPGEEESMSDEAIWETLPHFWVAISMVFFIAATIFTLLKLCGDVAALGWWDLFINYGVAECFAFLICTKWHNPAIHRRSHVRPASSSAATVTHLSWNSGLVVSSDEDYQQSRLCSLQDIGGHVMKVPLIGFQILLFMRLEGTPSSARHIPIPVLFAPLLLLQGAGFLFAIYRFVEKLIMLLHSDTGAGIYFRISTPVCNYLGFMHHGSRLLGWWSIDESSSEEQARLYYAGTSGYSTFSPDAVKKMPKSELAEEIWRLQAALSEQTEVTKFSQEEFERLQNEKILCRVCFEEQIDTVLLPCRHHILCSTCSEKCKKCPVCRVYIEERMPVYDV from the exons ATGCCACATGATCGCCAT TGGGCACCATTTCATGCTGTCATGGCGATACCATTGCTTGTTCCTTTTGAGCTACTTCTCTGTATATATCTCGAGAACCATGATG CTGTGAATCTGAAGATTGTATTTTTGCCCTTGCTAGCATTTGAAACAGCAATTTTGGTTGATAATGTTAG GATGTGCAGGGCTTTAATGCCAGGGGAGGAGGAAAGCATGAGCGATGAAGCAATATGGGAAACCCTGCCT CACTTTTGGGTGGCAATCTCCATGGTCTTTTTTATTGCTGCAACAATCTTCACTCTGTTGAAGCTGTGTG GTGATGTTGCTGCTCTTGGTTGGTGGGACTTGTTCATTAACTATGG TGTTGCAGAGTGTTTTGCCTTTCTTATTTGCACAAAGTGGCATAATCCTGCAATTCATAGACGTTCCCATGTTAGACCAGCCAGCTCATCTGCAGCAACAGTTACGCATCTAAGCTGGAATAGTGGATTAGTAGTATCCTCAGATGAAGATTATCAACAGAGTAGGCTGTGCAGCTTGCAGGACATTGGTGGGCATGTGATGAAAGTTCCTCTAATAGGTTTCCAGATCCTGCTTTTCATGCGCTTAGAG GGAACACCATCCAGTGCTAGACATATACCAATTCCAGTCCTCTTTGCTCCCCTTTTGTTGCTGCAAGGAGCTGGGTTTTTATTTGCTATCTATCGCTTTGTGGAGAAACTTATTATGCTCCTGCATAGTGATACTGGTGCAGGAATCTATTTTAGGATATCCACACCtgtttgtaattatttggggtTTATGCATCATGGATCAAG GTTGTTGGGTTGGTGGTCAATTGATGAATCAAGTAGCGAAGAGCAAGCACGCCTTTATTATGCTGGAACATCAGG GTACAGCACATTCTCACCCGATGCTGTAAAGAAAATGCCAAAATCTGAACTGGCCGAGGAG ATATGGAGGCTACAAGCAGCATTGAGTGAGCAAACAGAGGTCACTAAGTTTAGCCAGGAGGAGTTTGAAAGACTTCAAAAT GAAAAAATTCTATGTAGAGTTTGCTTTGAGGAGCAGATAGATACAGTTCTGCTTCCTTGTAGGCATCACATTCTTTGCAG CACCTGCAGtgaaaagtgcaaaaagtgcCCTGTGTGCCGTGTATATATCGAGGAACGCATGCCTGTATATGATGTGTAG
- the LOC113717031 gene encoding uncharacterized protein isoform X1: MSWRRVLKSLQAVLAHGFLFTFTLLLALKLDRTLHHSWWVIFLPLWLFHVVVARGRFSLPAPSMPHDRHWAPFHAVMAIPLLVPFELLLCIYLENHDAVNLKIVFLPLLAFETAILVDNVRMCRALMPGEEESMSDEAIWETLPHFWVAISMVFFIAATIFTLLKLCGDVAALGWWDLFINYGVAECFAFLICTKWHNPAIHRRSHVRPASSSAATVTHLSWNSGLVVSSDEDYQQSRLCSLQDIGGHVMKVPLIGFQILLFMRLEGTPSSARHIPIPVLFAPLLLLQGAGFLFAIYRFVEKLIMLLHSDTGAGIYFRISTPVCNYLGFMHHGSRLLGWWSIDESSSEEQARLYYAGTSGYSTFSPDAVKKMPKSELAEEIWRLQAALSEQTEVTKFSQEEFERLQNEKILCRVCFEEQIDTVLLPCRHHILCSTCSEKCKKCPVCRVYIEERMPVYDV; the protein is encoded by the exons GGtcatttttcttcctctctgGTTGTTTCATGTTGTAGTAGCAAGGGGTAGATTCTCTTTACCTGCTCCTTCGATGCCACATGATCGCCAT TGGGCACCATTTCATGCTGTCATGGCGATACCATTGCTTGTTCCTTTTGAGCTACTTCTCTGTATATATCTCGAGAACCATGATG CTGTGAATCTGAAGATTGTATTTTTGCCCTTGCTAGCATTTGAAACAGCAATTTTGGTTGATAATGTTAG GATGTGCAGGGCTTTAATGCCAGGGGAGGAGGAAAGCATGAGCGATGAAGCAATATGGGAAACCCTGCCT CACTTTTGGGTGGCAATCTCCATGGTCTTTTTTATTGCTGCAACAATCTTCACTCTGTTGAAGCTGTGTG GTGATGTTGCTGCTCTTGGTTGGTGGGACTTGTTCATTAACTATGG TGTTGCAGAGTGTTTTGCCTTTCTTATTTGCACAAAGTGGCATAATCCTGCAATTCATAGACGTTCCCATGTTAGACCAGCCAGCTCATCTGCAGCAACAGTTACGCATCTAAGCTGGAATAGTGGATTAGTAGTATCCTCAGATGAAGATTATCAACAGAGTAGGCTGTGCAGCTTGCAGGACATTGGTGGGCATGTGATGAAAGTTCCTCTAATAGGTTTCCAGATCCTGCTTTTCATGCGCTTAGAG GGAACACCATCCAGTGCTAGACATATACCAATTCCAGTCCTCTTTGCTCCCCTTTTGTTGCTGCAAGGAGCTGGGTTTTTATTTGCTATCTATCGCTTTGTGGAGAAACTTATTATGCTCCTGCATAGTGATACTGGTGCAGGAATCTATTTTAGGATATCCACACCtgtttgtaattatttggggtTTATGCATCATGGATCAAG GTTGTTGGGTTGGTGGTCAATTGATGAATCAAGTAGCGAAGAGCAAGCACGCCTTTATTATGCTGGAACATCAGG GTACAGCACATTCTCACCCGATGCTGTAAAGAAAATGCCAAAATCTGAACTGGCCGAGGAG ATATGGAGGCTACAAGCAGCATTGAGTGAGCAAACAGAGGTCACTAAGTTTAGCCAGGAGGAGTTTGAAAGACTTCAAAAT GAAAAAATTCTATGTAGAGTTTGCTTTGAGGAGCAGATAGATACAGTTCTGCTTCCTTGTAGGCATCACATTCTTTGCAG CACCTGCAGtgaaaagtgcaaaaagtgcCCTGTGTGCCGTGTATATATCGAGGAACGCATGCCTGTATATGATGTGTAG
- the LOC113717031 gene encoding uncharacterized protein isoform X5 — MWAPFHAVMAIPLLVPFELLLCIYLENHDAVNLKIVFLPLLAFETAILVDNVRMCRALMPGEEESMSDEAIWETLPHFWVAISMVFFIAATIFTLLKLCGDVAALGWWDLFINYGVAECFAFLICTKWHNPAIHRRSHVRPASSSAATVTHLSWNSGLVVSSDEDYQQSRLCSLQDIGGHVMKVPLIGFQILLFMRLEGTPSSARHIPIPVLFAPLLLLQGAGFLFAIYRFVEKLIMLLHSDTGAGIYFRISTPVCNYLGFMHHGSRLLGWWSIDESSSEEQARLYYAGTSGYSTFSPDAVKKMPKSELAEEIWRLQAALSEQTEVTKFSQEEFERLQNEKILCRVCFEEQIDTVLLPCRHHILCSTCSEKCKKCPVCRVYIEERMPVYDV; from the exons ATG TGGGCACCATTTCATGCTGTCATGGCGATACCATTGCTTGTTCCTTTTGAGCTACTTCTCTGTATATATCTCGAGAACCATGATG CTGTGAATCTGAAGATTGTATTTTTGCCCTTGCTAGCATTTGAAACAGCAATTTTGGTTGATAATGTTAG GATGTGCAGGGCTTTAATGCCAGGGGAGGAGGAAAGCATGAGCGATGAAGCAATATGGGAAACCCTGCCT CACTTTTGGGTGGCAATCTCCATGGTCTTTTTTATTGCTGCAACAATCTTCACTCTGTTGAAGCTGTGTG GTGATGTTGCTGCTCTTGGTTGGTGGGACTTGTTCATTAACTATGG TGTTGCAGAGTGTTTTGCCTTTCTTATTTGCACAAAGTGGCATAATCCTGCAATTCATAGACGTTCCCATGTTAGACCAGCCAGCTCATCTGCAGCAACAGTTACGCATCTAAGCTGGAATAGTGGATTAGTAGTATCCTCAGATGAAGATTATCAACAGAGTAGGCTGTGCAGCTTGCAGGACATTGGTGGGCATGTGATGAAAGTTCCTCTAATAGGTTTCCAGATCCTGCTTTTCATGCGCTTAGAG GGAACACCATCCAGTGCTAGACATATACCAATTCCAGTCCTCTTTGCTCCCCTTTTGTTGCTGCAAGGAGCTGGGTTTTTATTTGCTATCTATCGCTTTGTGGAGAAACTTATTATGCTCCTGCATAGTGATACTGGTGCAGGAATCTATTTTAGGATATCCACACCtgtttgtaattatttggggtTTATGCATCATGGATCAAG GTTGTTGGGTTGGTGGTCAATTGATGAATCAAGTAGCGAAGAGCAAGCACGCCTTTATTATGCTGGAACATCAGG GTACAGCACATTCTCACCCGATGCTGTAAAGAAAATGCCAAAATCTGAACTGGCCGAGGAG ATATGGAGGCTACAAGCAGCATTGAGTGAGCAAACAGAGGTCACTAAGTTTAGCCAGGAGGAGTTTGAAAGACTTCAAAAT GAAAAAATTCTATGTAGAGTTTGCTTTGAGGAGCAGATAGATACAGTTCTGCTTCCTTGTAGGCATCACATTCTTTGCAG CACCTGCAGtgaaaagtgcaaaaagtgcCCTGTGTGCCGTGTATATATCGAGGAACGCATGCCTGTATATGATGTGTAG
- the LOC113717031 gene encoding uncharacterized protein isoform X3, with the protein MSWRRVLKSLQAVLAHGFLFTFTLLLALKLDRTLHHSWWVIFLPLWLFHVVVARGRFSLPAPSMPHDRHWAPFHAVMAIPLLVPFELLLCIYLENHDAVNLKIVFLPLLAFETAILVDNVRMCRALMPGEEESMSDEAIWETLPHFWVAISMVFFIAATIFTLLKLCECFAFLICTKWHNPAIHRRSHVRPASSSAATVTHLSWNSGLVVSSDEDYQQSRLCSLQDIGGHVMKVPLIGFQILLFMRLEGTPSSARHIPIPVLFAPLLLLQGAGFLFAIYRFVEKLIMLLHSDTGAGIYFRISTPVCNYLGFMHHGSRLLGWWSIDESSSEEQARLYYAGTSGYSTFSPDAVKKMPKSELAEEIWRLQAALSEQTEVTKFSQEEFERLQNEKILCRVCFEEQIDTVLLPCRHHILCSTCSEKCKKCPVCRVYIEERMPVYDV; encoded by the exons GGtcatttttcttcctctctgGTTGTTTCATGTTGTAGTAGCAAGGGGTAGATTCTCTTTACCTGCTCCTTCGATGCCACATGATCGCCAT TGGGCACCATTTCATGCTGTCATGGCGATACCATTGCTTGTTCCTTTTGAGCTACTTCTCTGTATATATCTCGAGAACCATGATG CTGTGAATCTGAAGATTGTATTTTTGCCCTTGCTAGCATTTGAAACAGCAATTTTGGTTGATAATGTTAG GATGTGCAGGGCTTTAATGCCAGGGGAGGAGGAAAGCATGAGCGATGAAGCAATATGGGAAACCCTGCCT CACTTTTGGGTGGCAATCTCCATGGTCTTTTTTATTGCTGCAACAATCTTCACTCTGTTGAAGCTGTGTG AGTGTTTTGCCTTTCTTATTTGCACAAAGTGGCATAATCCTGCAATTCATAGACGTTCCCATGTTAGACCAGCCAGCTCATCTGCAGCAACAGTTACGCATCTAAGCTGGAATAGTGGATTAGTAGTATCCTCAGATGAAGATTATCAACAGAGTAGGCTGTGCAGCTTGCAGGACATTGGTGGGCATGTGATGAAAGTTCCTCTAATAGGTTTCCAGATCCTGCTTTTCATGCGCTTAGAG GGAACACCATCCAGTGCTAGACATATACCAATTCCAGTCCTCTTTGCTCCCCTTTTGTTGCTGCAAGGAGCTGGGTTTTTATTTGCTATCTATCGCTTTGTGGAGAAACTTATTATGCTCCTGCATAGTGATACTGGTGCAGGAATCTATTTTAGGATATCCACACCtgtttgtaattatttggggtTTATGCATCATGGATCAAG GTTGTTGGGTTGGTGGTCAATTGATGAATCAAGTAGCGAAGAGCAAGCACGCCTTTATTATGCTGGAACATCAGG GTACAGCACATTCTCACCCGATGCTGTAAAGAAAATGCCAAAATCTGAACTGGCCGAGGAG ATATGGAGGCTACAAGCAGCATTGAGTGAGCAAACAGAGGTCACTAAGTTTAGCCAGGAGGAGTTTGAAAGACTTCAAAAT GAAAAAATTCTATGTAGAGTTTGCTTTGAGGAGCAGATAGATACAGTTCTGCTTCCTTGTAGGCATCACATTCTTTGCAG CACCTGCAGtgaaaagtgcaaaaagtgcCCTGTGTGCCGTGTATATATCGAGGAACGCATGCCTGTATATGATGTGTAG
- the LOC113717031 gene encoding uncharacterized protein isoform X2 — protein MSWRRVLKSLQAVLAHGFLFTFTLLLALKLDRTLHHSWWVIFLPLWLFHVVVARGRFSLPAPSMPHDRHWAPFHAVMAIPLLVPFELLLCIYLENHDAVNLKIVFLPLLAFETAILVDNVRMCRALMPGEEESMSDEAIWETLPHFWVAISMVFFIAATIFTLLKLCGDVAALGWWDLFINYGVAECFAFLICTKWHNPAIHRRSHVRPASSSAATVTHLSWNSGLVVSSDEDYQQSRLCSLQDIGGHVMKVPLIGFQILLFMRLEGTPSSARHIPIPVLFAPLLLLQGAGFLFAIYRFVEKLIMLLHSDTGAGIYFRISTPVCNYLGFMHHGSRLLGWWSIDESSSEEQARLYYAGTSGYSTFSPDAVKKMPKSELAEEIWRLQAALSEQTEVTKFSQEEFERLQNAIRHPDVMVQFSQDCKKAVISNKFTSAQLGPCSVSH, from the exons GGtcatttttcttcctctctgGTTGTTTCATGTTGTAGTAGCAAGGGGTAGATTCTCTTTACCTGCTCCTTCGATGCCACATGATCGCCAT TGGGCACCATTTCATGCTGTCATGGCGATACCATTGCTTGTTCCTTTTGAGCTACTTCTCTGTATATATCTCGAGAACCATGATG CTGTGAATCTGAAGATTGTATTTTTGCCCTTGCTAGCATTTGAAACAGCAATTTTGGTTGATAATGTTAG GATGTGCAGGGCTTTAATGCCAGGGGAGGAGGAAAGCATGAGCGATGAAGCAATATGGGAAACCCTGCCT CACTTTTGGGTGGCAATCTCCATGGTCTTTTTTATTGCTGCAACAATCTTCACTCTGTTGAAGCTGTGTG GTGATGTTGCTGCTCTTGGTTGGTGGGACTTGTTCATTAACTATGG TGTTGCAGAGTGTTTTGCCTTTCTTATTTGCACAAAGTGGCATAATCCTGCAATTCATAGACGTTCCCATGTTAGACCAGCCAGCTCATCTGCAGCAACAGTTACGCATCTAAGCTGGAATAGTGGATTAGTAGTATCCTCAGATGAAGATTATCAACAGAGTAGGCTGTGCAGCTTGCAGGACATTGGTGGGCATGTGATGAAAGTTCCTCTAATAGGTTTCCAGATCCTGCTTTTCATGCGCTTAGAG GGAACACCATCCAGTGCTAGACATATACCAATTCCAGTCCTCTTTGCTCCCCTTTTGTTGCTGCAAGGAGCTGGGTTTTTATTTGCTATCTATCGCTTTGTGGAGAAACTTATTATGCTCCTGCATAGTGATACTGGTGCAGGAATCTATTTTAGGATATCCACACCtgtttgtaattatttggggtTTATGCATCATGGATCAAG GTTGTTGGGTTGGTGGTCAATTGATGAATCAAGTAGCGAAGAGCAAGCACGCCTTTATTATGCTGGAACATCAGG GTACAGCACATTCTCACCCGATGCTGTAAAGAAAATGCCAAAATCTGAACTGGCCGAGGAG ATATGGAGGCTACAAGCAGCATTGAGTGAGCAAACAGAGGTCACTAAGTTTAGCCAGGAGGAGTTTGAAAGACTTCAAAAT GCGATAAGGCATCCAGATGTCATGGTCCAGTTCTCCCAAGATTGCAAAAAGGCAGTAATTTCAAACAAATTTACGAGTGCACAACTTGGACCATGTTCAGTGTCCCACTAA